The proteins below are encoded in one region of Tepidisphaeraceae bacterium:
- a CDS encoding UbiA-like polyprenyltransferase yields the protein MRIDNSTLAASPLSFVDRLATFARDIKLSHSIFAMPFALLATVLAAHRTPDGLGLGHVLLVILCMIFARTVAMAANRLFDAKLDALNPRTANRAIPNGALSSHFVRATLLASSAAFVMATGGFWWLYGNAWPMLLSVPVLIYLCGYPFMKRVTRLCHYYLGVALALAPVCAWLAVKGTIDAPPLWMAAAVLAWTAGFDIIYACQDYAVDVAQGLHSVPSKLGISGALWVARLTHVVSAVMFVMLAWTTPEFGVVFAVGVSIAIALLTLEHLLVRGGDLSKLNVAFFTVNGVISVLVGVLGIIDVFVANP from the coding sequence GTGCGCATCGATAATTCGACCCTTGCCGCTTCCCCGCTCTCCTTCGTTGATCGACTGGCGACCTTCGCGCGCGACATCAAGCTGTCGCACTCGATCTTCGCGATGCCCTTCGCCCTGCTGGCCACGGTGCTGGCCGCCCACCGCACGCCCGATGGGCTGGGGCTGGGGCACGTGCTGCTGGTCATCCTTTGCATGATCTTTGCCCGAACGGTCGCCATGGCGGCCAACCGGTTGTTTGACGCGAAACTGGACGCGCTCAACCCGCGAACAGCTAATCGTGCCATTCCGAATGGCGCACTGTCGAGCCACTTCGTCCGCGCAACGCTGCTGGCAAGCTCGGCGGCGTTCGTGATGGCGACGGGCGGCTTCTGGTGGCTGTACGGCAACGCGTGGCCAATGCTGCTGTCGGTGCCGGTGCTGATCTACCTCTGCGGCTACCCGTTCATGAAGCGCGTCACGCGCCTGTGCCACTATTACCTCGGTGTTGCGCTGGCCCTGGCCCCCGTGTGCGCCTGGCTGGCGGTAAAGGGAACGATCGACGCCCCACCGCTCTGGATGGCCGCTGCGGTGTTGGCTTGGACGGCCGGTTTCGACATCATCTACGCCTGCCAGGACTACGCGGTCGACGTGGCCCAAGGCCTGCATTCGGTGCCGTCTAAGCTGGGCATTAGTGGCGCCCTTTGGGTCGCCCGGCTGACGCATGTGGTGTCGGCGGTGATGTTCGTCATGCTCGCGTGGACGACGCCCGAGTTCGGCGTGGTATTTGCAGTGGGCGTCTCGATCGCGATCGCGTTGCTAACGCTCGAACACCTGCTGGTCCGCGGCGGAGATCTGTCAAAGCTAAACGTGGCCTTCTTCACCGTTAACGGTGTCATTAGCGTGCTGGTGGGCGTACTCGGAATAATCGACGTCTTCGTAGCCAATCCGTAG
- the dat gene encoding D-amino-acid transaminase produces the protein MNQEIIWINGNVTPMADAKLSVEDRGFQFADGVYEVVRLYDGQPFTMTEHLQRLQKSAAGIEIELPMTVGELAEHVLTFLPQTGVRDGMVYMQLTRGVAPRNHLYPAHIQPTLLFYTRTLPSVPELGTAAGVKLMSAADERWKRCWIKSIALLPNVLAKNKAAAAGFDEAAFIEDDVVTECSASNLFAVIGGALVTHPVGPKVLPGITRHVLLQIAASLDIEVQEQPLTVTEALRADELFITSTTRELSWVSQWDQQPVGLGRCGNVTLRLHRAYQERVRSETMVATVQLTGYELGASARNAAAQSR, from the coding sequence ATGAATCAGGAAATCATCTGGATCAACGGCAACGTCACCCCGATGGCCGACGCGAAGCTCAGCGTCGAGGATCGCGGCTTCCAGTTCGCGGATGGGGTGTACGAAGTGGTCCGGCTATATGACGGCCAGCCCTTCACGATGACCGAGCACCTCCAACGCCTGCAGAAGAGCGCCGCGGGCATCGAGATCGAGCTGCCGATGACGGTCGGTGAACTGGCCGAGCATGTCCTAACCTTCCTGCCGCAAACCGGTGTGCGGGATGGCATGGTCTACATGCAACTGACGCGCGGCGTGGCGCCGCGGAACCATCTTTACCCCGCCCACATTCAGCCCACGCTGCTGTTCTACACCCGCACCCTGCCCTCGGTGCCCGAGCTTGGCACGGCGGCCGGCGTGAAGCTCATGAGCGCCGCCGACGAACGCTGGAAGCGCTGTTGGATCAAGTCGATCGCCCTATTGCCCAACGTGCTGGCCAAGAATAAGGCCGCCGCGGCCGGGTTTGATGAAGCGGCATTCATCGAGGACGACGTCGTCACCGAGTGCAGCGCCAGCAATCTGTTCGCGGTCATCGGTGGCGCGCTCGTCACGCACCCGGTCGGCCCGAAGGTGTTGCCGGGCATCACGCGGCACGTGCTGCTGCAGATCGCTGCGTCGTTGGACATCGAGGTGCAGGAACAGCCGTTGACCGTCACTGAGGCCTTGCGAGCCGACGAGCTGTTCATCACCAGCACCACGCGGGAACTATCGTGGGTATCTCAGTGGGACCAGCAGCCGGTCGGGCTAGGGCGTTGCGGTAACGTGACGCTGCGACTGCACCGGGCCTATCAGGAGCGCGTGCGATCGGAAACGATGGTCGCAACAGTACAACTGACGGGGTACGAGCTGGGAGCGTCAGCCCGGAACGCTGCCGCTCAATCCCGATAG
- the ubiE gene encoding bifunctional demethylmenaquinone methyltransferase/2-methoxy-6-polyprenyl-1,4-benzoquinol methylase UbiE codes for MANPSPAWDDNLLQNPHTVADKRRRVQQMFAAIAPKYDFNNRLHSFGRDQAWRRKAVELAGVKLGDRVVDIACGTGDLTLAFFNALTCRDPWGDVLPKREELIGIDFTYEMLPVAVGKSSPEVKREFEVERLRSVAQYINGDAQALPLPDASADVVSIAFGIRNVQDVNAALREFHRVLRPGGRVIILEFSRPRNRVIRFFNDLYCARIMPHTATWISGDKSGAYKYLPMSVQSFIDRDEMVAKIRDVGFTQVEQFPMTFGVCVCYRGVKT; via the coding sequence ATGGCCAACCCTTCACCCGCCTGGGACGACAACCTGCTGCAGAACCCCCACACCGTCGCCGACAAGCGCCGGCGGGTGCAGCAGATGTTCGCCGCGATCGCGCCGAAATACGACTTCAACAACCGCCTGCACTCGTTCGGCCGCGATCAGGCGTGGCGACGGAAGGCGGTGGAACTAGCGGGCGTTAAGCTTGGAGATCGTGTTGTTGACATCGCATGTGGCACTGGCGATCTAACCTTGGCATTCTTCAATGCCTTGACATGTAGAGACCCGTGGGGCGACGTGCTACCAAAGCGAGAAGAGCTGATTGGCATCGATTTCACGTACGAAATGCTTCCCGTAGCAGTAGGAAAGTCATCTCCCGAGGTGAAGCGTGAATTCGAAGTAGAGCGGCTAAGATCTGTCGCTCAGTACATCAACGGCGACGCCCAAGCCCTCCCGCTGCCGGATGCCTCCGCCGACGTCGTCTCCATCGCCTTCGGCATCCGTAACGTGCAGGACGTAAACGCGGCGTTGCGCGAATTTCATCGCGTACTGCGCCCGGGCGGGCGGGTGATCATCCTGGAATTCTCGCGACCGCGGAATCGGGTGATTCGGTTCTTTAACGACCTGTACTGCGCCAGGATCATGCCCCACACCGCGACGTGGATCAGTGGCGACAAGAGCGGGGCGTACAAGTACCTGCCGATGTCGGTCCAGTCGTTCATCGATCGCGACGAAATGGTCGCGAAGATCCGCGACGTCGGCTTTACGCAGGTCGAACAGTTCCCGATGACCTTCGGCGTCTGCGTCTGCTACCGGGGCGTGAAGACGTAG
- a CDS encoding PH domain-containing protein, whose product MTQANPSTPAAGPGAYTAPNDHEVVYFDGRPVLRGEVGIAIAMAVVGLALLLTPVLLWILNGQFPGALVTITCIVLGLALPFVPLLFTRTQRYRITSYRIDYEHGIINKHVDTLELWHVDDISYYQTLADRMLNVGNIVVVSDDKSTPRLEIKGLPNARPIFDSLKDRVIAVKRQRGVIKFDSGN is encoded by the coding sequence ATGACGCAAGCCAACCCGTCCACCCCTGCTGCTGGTCCCGGCGCCTATACCGCCCCGAACGATCACGAGGTCGTCTACTTCGATGGCCGGCCCGTGCTGCGCGGCGAGGTGGGCATCGCCATCGCGATGGCGGTCGTCGGGCTGGCGTTGCTGTTGACGCCGGTGCTGCTCTGGATCTTGAACGGCCAGTTTCCCGGCGCGTTGGTAACGATCACTTGCATCGTGCTGGGCTTGGCGCTGCCTTTTGTGCCGTTGCTCTTCACGCGTACCCAGCGGTATCGCATCACCAGCTACCGCATCGACTACGAGCATGGCATTATTAACAAGCACGTCGACACGCTGGAACTGTGGCACGTGGACGACATCAGCTACTACCAGACGCTTGCCGACCGCATGCTGAATGTGGGGAACATCGTGGTGGTGTCGGACGACAAGTCGACGCCGCGACTGGAGATCAAAGGGCTGCCCAACGCGCGCCCGATCTTCGATTCGCTCAAGGACCGCGTGATCGCCGTAAAGCGCCAGCGCGGCGTGATCAAGTTCGACTCCGGCAACTGA
- a CDS encoding DoxX family protein — translation MNNPLASLFAMNASLLLARASLGVYFVIAGYNKITGPGIEAFASKSAGLLPSWMPAALGNAYLTALPVVEVLAGAMLVVGFLGRVGAGLCCLMLISIIIALGVWKDPDAMNRPFHANYIMLGLALVLTTVGPGAFSVDRLLFNRKAAPASKK, via the coding sequence ATGAATAATCCGCTTGCCAGTTTGTTTGCGATGAACGCTTCGTTGCTGCTTGCGCGGGCGTCGCTGGGCGTCTACTTTGTCATCGCGGGATATAACAAGATCACGGGGCCGGGGATCGAAGCGTTCGCCAGTAAGTCGGCTGGTCTGCTGCCTTCGTGGATGCCGGCGGCGCTCGGGAACGCATATCTGACGGCATTGCCGGTGGTCGAGGTGCTCGCGGGCGCGATGTTGGTGGTTGGCTTCCTCGGCCGCGTGGGCGCCGGGCTGTGCTGCCTGATGCTCATCAGCATCATTATCGCGCTGGGCGTCTGGAAGGATCCGGATGCGATGAACCGCCCGTTCCACGCCAACTACATCATGTTGGGGCTCGCGCTGGTGCTGACGACGGTCGGACCGGGCGCGTTTTCGGTCGACCGCCTGCTGTTCAACCGCAAGGCCGCGCCCGCTTCGAAGAAATAG